One Mustela nigripes isolate SB6536 chromosome 5, MUSNIG.SB6536, whole genome shotgun sequence DNA segment encodes these proteins:
- the LOC132017568 gene encoding tubulin beta-2B chain, with the protein MREIVHIQAGQCGNQIGAKFWEVISDEHGIDPTGSYHGDSDLQLERINVYYNEATGNKYVPRAILVDLEPGTMDSVRSGPFGQIFRPDNFVFGQSGAGNNWAKGHYTEGAELVDSVLDVVRKESESCDCLQGFQLTHSLGGGTGSGMGTLLISKIREEYPDRIMNTFSVMPSPKVSDTVVEPYNATLSVHQLVENTDETYCIDNEALYDICFRTLKLTTPTYGDLNHLVSATMSGVTTCLRFPGQLNADLRKLAVNMVPFPRLHFFMPGFAPLTSRGSQQYRALTVPELTQQMFDSKNMMAACDPRHGRYLTVAAIFRGRMSMKEVDEQMLNVQNKNSSYFVEWIPNNVKTAVCDIPPRGLKMSATFIGNSTAIQELFKRISEQFTAMFRRKAFLHWYTGEGMDEMEFTEAESNMNDLVSEYQQYQDATADEQGEFEEEEGEDEA; encoded by the exons ATGCGTGAGATCGTGCACATCCAGGCGGGCCAGTGCGGCAACCAGATCGGCGCCAAG TTTTGGGAGGTCATCAGTGATGAGCATGGAATCGACCCCACTGGCAGTTACCATGGAGACAGTGATTTGCAGCTGGAGAGAATCAATGTGTACTACAATGAAGCCACTG gtAACAAGTATGTACCCCGGGCCATCCTGGTGGACCTGGAGCCGGGCACCATGGACTCCGTCAGGTCTGGGCCATTCGGCCAGATCTTCAGGCCAGACAACTTCGTGTTTG GCCAGAGTGGTGCAGGAAACAACTGGGCAAAGGGTCACTACACAGAGGGAGCCGAACTGGTGGACTCGGTCCTGGACGTGGTGAGGAAGGAGTCAGAGAGCTGTGACTGTCTGCAGGGCTTCCAGCTGACCCACTCGCTGGGGGGCGGCACGGGGTCCGGGATGGGCACGCTGCTCATCAGCAAGATCCGGGAGGAGTACCCAGACCGCATCATGAACACCTTCAGCGTCATGCCCTCGCCCAAGGTGTCCGACACGGTGGTCGAGCCCTACAACGCCACCCTGTCCGTGCACCAGCTGGTGGAGAACACGGATGAGACCTACTGCATCGACAACGAGGCCCTGTATGACATCTGCTTCCGCACCCTGAAACTGACCACCCCCACGTACGGAGACCTCAACCACCTGGTGTCGGCCACCATGAGCGGCGTCACCACCTGCCTGCGCTTCCCGGGCCAGCTGAACGCCGACCTGCGCAAGCTGGCCGTGAACATGGTGCCCTTCCCGCGCCTGCACTTCTTCATGCCCGGCTTCGCCCCCCTGACCAGCCGGGGCAGCCAGCAGTACCGCGCGCTCACGGTGCCCGAGCTCACGCAGCAGATGTTCGACTCCAAGAACATGATGGCCGCCTGCGACCCGCGCCACGGCCGCTACCTGACCGTGGCCGCCATCTTCCGCGGCCGCATGTCCATGAAGGAGGTGGACGAGCAGATGCTCAACGTGCAGAACAAGAACAGCAGCTACTTCGTCGAGTGGATCCCCAACAACGTGAAGACGGCCGTGTGCGACATCCCGCCGCGCGGCCTCAAGATGTCGGCCACCTTCATCGGCAACAGCACGGCCATCCAGGAGCTGTTCAAGCGCATCTCGGAGCAGTTCACGGCCATGTTCCGGCGCAAGGCCTTCCTGCACTGGTACACGGGCGAGGGCATGGATGAGATGGAGTTCACCGAGGCCGAGAGCAACATGAACGACCTGGTGTCCGAGTACCAGCAGTACCAGGACGCCACGGCCGATGAACAGGGGGAGttcgaggaggaggagggcgaggaCGAGGCCTAA